AGAAACTTGGGGTCAATATCGGCCAAATCGGCAATCAACTGCCCCGCCTGAACAGTTTGCCCCTCCATTACATGCCATTGCTTTAACCGCCCTGAAATTTGGGCTTCAACGCCCTGAGGGCGCTGCATTGGGGAAAAAACGGTGACTTTGCCTTTTCCAATCACGGTTTGCTGCCAGGGCACAAAAATAAGGGCTATCACCCCCAACAACAACATGATGGAAGTCCACATAACCAACCAGCTAAAAAAGCGAGGCGAAACCAGTTGCTGCTGGGATTGGGAATTCATAAAGCCGGTGCGCATGGTTATTGCCCCCCCTGACTGGAAACCAATTTGGGAAACAGTGCCGAAAAGCAACTGTTGGGCTGCAGGGACAGGGCGTTCAGAGAAGCCGATTCGGCAATTACGCCATCAACCATCACCAGAATATGATCCGCCCGAATAACCACATCGGCGTCATGGGAAATCCCGATCACTGTCCACGGGTTGGCCGGGTCCAGTAGGGCATCCAGAATCTTCAACTTGGTGCATTCATCAATACCAATAAACGCTTCATCCAGAATCAGCAAATTGGGGTGATCCACAATAGCCCGGGCAATCATCAATCGTTGCATTTGCCCCCTGGAGAGATTCCTTCCGGCACTGATCAGGCTGGTTTGCAGTCCGTTGGGCAAAGCCATAATTTCATCCGTCAGCTGTGTGATACCCAGGGCCCAATGAATGTCCTCGGTCCGTACGTGAGGACGGCCCACCGCAATGTTCTCTTCCACGGTGCCGTCAAAAATCTCGTTGCTATCTCCGACCAAAGCCACCGCCTGACGCAAACTGTGTAAATCCAGGGAGCGGACATCAAATCCGCCGATGCGAACCACGCCCGACTTGGGCTCCAGCAAGCCGCATAATATTTCGGCCAGAGTGGATTTACCAACGCCACTGGCTCCCACCAGACAGACCACCTCTCCTGGCTGCAGGGATAGACTCAGGCCCTTCAGAATTTTGGTCTCAGGCTGGCTGTAATCAAAGTAGACATCCTGGCAAATAACCTGGGCCCCGCCTTCCTGACGAGGCAGGACGAGCCCGCCTTCCCGCTCCAGCGGCAAATCAGTCAGGTGGCCAATTTTCTCCACCGAGGTCAGCAGGTCGTACCAGTCCTGAAACATCATCACCAGTTTATCCATTGCCGAAATCAGGATAAGCACAACCAATTCCGAGGCCACCAACTGGCCCAGGGTTAATTGACGGTTGATGACCAACCAGCCGCCAATCCCCAGAATGCCTGCGCTGGCCACGGCCTGAAAAAAGTAATTGGCCGCCACCTGACGAAACAGTATCCGAAAATGAGAACGACGCGCGTTAATGTAGTCCACCACCTGCTCATCCGCTTTTTTGAATAAGTAGCCCGGAAGGCCATCCACTTTAAAGCTGACCTGACAACGGGCCAGTTCTTGCAGCCAACCAGCCACCCGGTACTTTTGGACGGACTCATCAATGCTGGTGTTCACGCCATTGCGGCCCAGTACAAAGGCCATAAAAAGGAGGAAGAAAATGATAAAGAAGTCAAAACCCAGCAATATGGGGCTGTAAACCGCCATCAGTATCAGGCCCACAAAAATCTGCAAAAGCGCGGCTGGCCCGTCCATGAGCAGCTTGGCCATGGCTTTCTGGGTCTGAATCGTATCAAAGAAGCGGTTCATCAACTCGGGCGGGTAGTCTGTCATCAGGGCCTTGTGCTGAACAAAAGGAACCTGCCCCGCCAGCCGCAGGGCCACCCGGGCAAACACACGCTGTTGCAGGACCTCAACCAGAAAAAACTGGGAAATCCTGAGCAGGCCGATGAACAGCATGCCCACAAACAGCAATGTCGTCAGCACCACCAGCGGCTGCATGAAAACCCCTGCCGCAATGGTGTTCACCAGAGCCTGAGCGGTTAGTGGCACAGTCAGCGTGAGTAGGCCCGCCAACATGGTGTAAAGCACTAGAATGAGGAGGTCTTTTTTATCTTCCCTGAGGAGAGCCCGAAGTCGCTGAAAAGGACTAAGATGCTCGCCCGCGGAAGAATGGTGACCATTATCAGCGTGATGATTTGAAGCCATAGTCATTTAGCGAATTGACAAGTAATGCTTACTATAGGGCAATTCGCCTTGACTGAGCAACCTTTAATTGCAACTACATTTGTAATGAAACTTGGTCAAATAAAGAGGCACAAAAGGCCACAATTTCGGTTTAGTACAATTGGCCAAAGTAACTTGAGACGGCTTCAAGCAAATAAATAAGAGAAGAGACAGGCAAGAGAAGCGTCAAACAAGAGAAGAATCAAACAAGAAGAGATTAACAAACGGAATGCGGGTTCATTCGACAGTCAGGACTCACACGACAAACGTACCGCTTCGCTTTGGGGCAACTGAAACCGAGCCTGAGAACGGGGCCAGGTCCTGGCACTACAAGCCCTGGGCCACCGTGGTGAAGCCGAACGGGGACGTTGTAGAGATCTTGAGCATCTCGGCACATGACCGCGAGCAAAACGCCCGTGTTTTAAACACCAACGTCATTCCCGCCGCCCTAATGAGTGAAAAAAGCACGAAAAACAGGATAGCAGGCGTACTGCTTGCGGCCGCTGTTTGTCTGGCGGCAGGTGGATTCATGCTGCCTGCGCTGTTTTTGCCCGCCGCCTGTTGCGGGATTGTCGCGGGGACTTTATTCCTTTATAAGGCAGGCCACAGTCCGCCGAAGGAATAAGCCCTATCCAGAAGAAAGGCACTACCTGCCGTCATTGAGGGCGCACACTTTTCCGTAACAATGTCGGTTACGGGCGATAAACTGGTAAATCTTGCCAACCACCCAGCGTGCGCCGGGCAGAAAGGACATCCAGTAGAATGGCCTGCCCCACCAGATAAACCGGGAAATATAGATTAACGCCTCGCTGCCACCATAAAATTTGCCTGAAGGCGTTAAAACCCGCATTTCCTTCAGCTCATCGGCAGTCAGCTCATGATCGGCGCTGAAGCCCATTTTCTCTTTGACCCAGCCCGTTTGCAGGGGCAGCGTTTCAAAGCCATACCGGTTCAAAAGTGGCTGAAACCGCTGGTTCAAGTCCAGACACAAGCGACAATTCGCATCGTAAAGCACCCAGCCTTCAGACATTGTCCAGCCCGCCTTGATTGTTCCCATTTATTATTTCATAAAGGAGGGGATTTCAGCACGCAGATCAATGACTGAGTCGCCAGACAGATACTTGAACCATAAAGCCCCTGAGTTTTTTCAAGAACTGAACAGTCTGTATTCTTGCAAAGGGTCAGGGGCTTAAAGTTAAGTGGTGCCGGTGGTCAGAGTCGAACTGACATGCCTCGCGGCGGTCGATTTTGAGTCGACTGCGTCTACCATTTCGCCACACCGGCTTGGAAACTGAGGAAAATATAACACCCTTGCCCCTGAGATTCAACCGGTAAAACGAAAGCCTTCTGAACGTTACAGCACGTTACACCTGAGCAATGACCACAGTCACGTCAGAATCGATGTCCTGCAGGGTAATGCTCTCGAAGCCAGCGGCCTGAAGCCACTGCGTGTACTCATCACCTGTAAAAACGTCACCTTCCGGGGTGGTAATCAGCATATTAACCCCAAAAATCAGTGGCCACCCCTTTTGGGAGCGCTGATCATCCGGTACAAAGTCAACCACCACCAGACGCCCACCCGGCTTCAGTACCTTTTTCAGCCTCTGAAAAGCCTTTTGGCTGGCCGTGGGCCCTAGCATGTGACAAATATGGGCCATTACCACAATGTCAAAACGGGCCCCGTTCAGATCCATGGCTTCCAAGTCACCTGGCCAGTAGCGGAACCGGTCGCTCAAGCCGTGCTGTTCCACGTAACTCTCCGCCACGTGGGTGACCGAAGGAAAATCAAGAACCGTCGCCTGACTGCCAGCGTCTTTTTCCAGCAGGGCAATCGACCAGACCGCAGATCCACCGGCCACATCCAGAACTTCAAGGTTACGGTAGGCAGAGCCAATCTCTAAAATCTCAGCCAGTTTTTGGGCCGTGGGATAGTTGGACACATACAGGCCTTTCACCAGTTCCGAGAAGTAAATCTCCAGTTGGGCCAGACTCTGGGCCCCTCCCACCGGCTGCCCCGAACTGACCGCGTCGGTCAACATCGACCAATTCTCATACAACCACTTGCAATGATGCACCATCCCGCCAATGTAGGTGGCTTCAGGCTTTACCAGAAAGTGAGCCACATCCTCTGGCAGGCTGTATACCCCACCGGCAGCCACTTTTAAAAACCCAATGCCTACCAGACCATTCAGCAGCAAGCGCAGGCCGCGCTCATTCAAACCCAGACGAGCCTGCAAGGTTTCCAGCTGATTATCGCCCCGGGCAATAGAACTAAACACGTCCAGATCAATGGCCGTAAACAGAATCTGACTGCGCATAAAAGCGTATAACGTGTCCTGAATGCGATCGCTGGTTAGCTGGACTGAAGATTTCATGCAGTACATTCCCCGAGTAATTGGCGTTCCAGGCAAAAAGTCCCCGAACGGAACGATTTGACAGAGGACTGCTCCGCTCAGGAAACCGACGTCTCTGCCAGTTTTTCCATTTTAGCTTGCTGGTCGGCCAAAGCCAACTGATTCAGCAATTCGCTCAAATCCCCGTCTATGATGGGACTCAGGGAAAAGTTTTGCCCAATGCGGTGGTCCGTCAAACGATCCTGAGGGTAGTTGTAAGTGCGAATGCGCTCACTGCGGTCTCCGCTACCCACCTGGGAACGCCGTAAATCGGTGATTTCTTTCTGCTGCTTCTGCTGCTCCAGATCAAATAACTTCACCTTCAGCAAAGCCAGTGCTTTTTCCCGGTTTTGTAGCTGACTACGCTCTTCGGTCATGTGAATCTGAAGGCCTGAAGGCTTGTGGAACAAGCGAACGGCGGTTTCTACCTTGTTCACGTTCTGTCCACCAGCGCCACCACTGCGGGCGGTAATAATCTCGATATCTTCCGGACGAATTTCAATGCTGATGTCTTCCACTTC
This portion of the Vampirovibrio chlorellavorus genome encodes:
- a CDS encoding peptidase domain-containing ABC transporter; translation: MLYTMLAGLLTLTVPLTAQALVNTIAAGVFMQPLVVLTTLLFVGMLFIGLLRISQFFLVEVLQQRVFARVALRLAGQVPFVQHKALMTDYPPELMNRFFDTIQTQKAMAKLLMDGPAALLQIFVGLILMAVYSPILLGFDFFIIFFLLFMAFVLGRNGVNTSIDESVQKYRVAGWLQELARCQVSFKVDGLPGYLFKKADEQVVDYINARRSHFRILFRQVAANYFFQAVASAGILGIGGWLVINRQLTLGQLVASELVVLILISAMDKLVMMFQDWYDLLTSVEKIGHLTDLPLEREGGLVLPRQEGGAQVICQDVYFDYSQPETKILKGLSLSLQPGEVVCLVGASGVGKSTLAEILCGLLEPKSGVVRIGGFDVRSLDLHSLRQAVALVGDSNEIFDGTVEENIAVGRPHVRTEDIHWALGITQLTDEIMALPNGLQTSLISAGRNLSRGQMQRLMIARAIVDHPNLLILDEAFIGIDECTKLKILDALLDPANPWTVIGISHDADVVIRADHILVMVDGVIAESASLNALSLQPNSCFSALFPKLVSSQGGQ
- a CDS encoding class I SAM-dependent methyltransferase translates to MKSSVQLTSDRIQDTLYAFMRSQILFTAIDLDVFSSIARGDNQLETLQARLGLNERGLRLLLNGLVGIGFLKVAAGGVYSLPEDVAHFLVKPEATYIGGMVHHCKWLYENWSMLTDAVSSGQPVGGAQSLAQLEIYFSELVKGLYVSNYPTAQKLAEILEIGSAYRNLEVLDVAGGSAVWSIALLEKDAGSQATVLDFPSVTHVAESYVEQHGLSDRFRYWPGDLEAMDLNGARFDIVVMAHICHMLGPTASQKAFQRLKKVLKPGGRLVVVDFVPDDQRSQKGWPLIFGVNMLITTPEGDVFTGDEYTQWLQAAGFESITLQDIDSDVTVVIAQV
- a CDS encoding thiol-disulfide oxidoreductase DCC family protein is translated as MSEGWVLYDANCRLCLDLNQRFQPLLNRYGFETLPLQTGWVKEKMGFSADHELTADELKEMRVLTPSGKFYGGSEALIYISRFIWWGRPFYWMSFLPGARWVVGKIYQFIARNRHCYGKVCALNDGR